Proteins from a single region of Harpia harpyja isolate bHarHar1 chromosome 14, bHarHar1 primary haplotype, whole genome shotgun sequence:
- the LRRC59 gene encoding leucine-rich repeat-containing protein 59 isoform X2, with protein sequence MSRGGGKGPSLKDKLDGNELDLSLCDLNEVPVRELAALPKATILDLSCNNLISLPSDFCSLMHLVKLDLSKNRLQQLPLDFGRLVNLQHLDLLNNRLVTLPVSFAQLKLALHHSSVEILSHLSKTSLLKLSACLPYLFHLCGNQNLKWLDLKDNPLDPVLAKVAGDCLDEKQCKQAAVKVLQHMKAIQSEQDRQRQRKLQAEREMEKKREAEQRAKEAQERELRKREKAEEKERRRREYDAQKAAKQEMEKKTKKEAVQARKPASSSRPPQPPRHKHSWSRSVLRVLLFVLLCVLCTLAACKLTELQRQPLCVSVNTLYEDVLAALQNHKTLQNMLQQNSQQ encoded by the exons ATGTCGCGGGGCGGCGGGAAGGGACCGAGCCTGAAGGACAAACTGGACGGCAACGAGCTGGACTTGAGCCTCTGCGACCTCAACGAGGTGCCGGTCCGGGAGCTG gcCGCTCTTCCAAAAGCTACTATATTGGATTTGTCCTGTAACAACCTCATTTCCTTGCCG TCAGACTTCTGCAGTTTGATGCATCTGGTGAAACTGGATTTGAGTAAAAATCGGCTTCAACAGCTGCCCTTGGACTTTGGCCGCCTGGTCAATCTGCAGCACCTGGACCTTCTGAACAACCGTTTAGTCACCCTGCCAGTCAGCTTTGCACAGCTCAAG CTGGCTCTGCACCACAGCTCAGTGGAAATTCTCTCACATCTATCGAAAACGTCTCTGCTCAAGCTCTCTGCTTGTCTTCCATACCTGTTTCATTTATGTGGAAACCAA AACCTGAAGTGGCTGGATCTGAAGGACAATCCCCTGGATCCCGTCCTGGCTAAAGTAGCAGGAGACTGTCTGGATGAAAAGCAGTGTAAACAGGCTGCTGTCAAG GTGCTGCAGCACATGAAAGCGATCCAGTCTGAGCAGGATCGACAACGGCAGCGGAAGCTCCAAGCAGAGCGAG AAATGGAGAAGAAGCGTGAAGCAGAACAACGAGCAAAGGAGGCCCAAGAGAGGGAACTGAGGAAGCgagagaaggcagaagaaaaggagCGCAGAAGGCGGGAGTATGATGCTCAGAAAGCTGCAAAacaggagatggaaaagaaaactaaaaaagaagCAGTGCAGGCCCGAA AGCCCGCCTCCAGTTCTCGTCCCCCTCAGCCACCCCGGCACAAGCACTCCTGGTCGCGGTCGGTGCTGCGGGTCCTGCTCTTCGTGCTGCTGTGCGTCCTCTGTACTTTGGCCGCCTGCAAGCTGACAGAGCTGCAACGCCAACCTCTGTGCGTCAGTGTGAACACTCTCTACGAGGACGTGTTAGCCGCTctgcaaaaccacaaaaccctgCAAAATATGCTACAACAGAACTCGCAGCAGTGA
- the LRRC59 gene encoding leucine-rich repeat-containing protein 59 isoform X1, with product MSRGGGKGPSLKDKLDGNELDLSLCDLNEVPVRELAALPKATILDLSCNNLISLPSDFCSLMHLVKLDLSKNRLQQLPLDFGRLVNLQHLDLLNNRLVTLPVSFAQLKNLKWLDLKDNPLDPVLAKVAGDCLDEKQCKQAAVKVLQHMKAIQSEQDRQRQRKLQAEREMEKKREAEQRAKEAQERELRKREKAEEKERRRREYDAQKAAKQEMEKKTKKEAVQARKPASSSRPPQPPRHKHSWSRSVLRVLLFVLLCVLCTLAACKLTELQRQPLCVSVNTLYEDVLAALQNHKTLQNMLQQNSQQ from the exons ATGTCGCGGGGCGGCGGGAAGGGACCGAGCCTGAAGGACAAACTGGACGGCAACGAGCTGGACTTGAGCCTCTGCGACCTCAACGAGGTGCCGGTCCGGGAGCTG gcCGCTCTTCCAAAAGCTACTATATTGGATTTGTCCTGTAACAACCTCATTTCCTTGCCG TCAGACTTCTGCAGTTTGATGCATCTGGTGAAACTGGATTTGAGTAAAAATCGGCTTCAACAGCTGCCCTTGGACTTTGGCCGCCTGGTCAATCTGCAGCACCTGGACCTTCTGAACAACCGTTTAGTCACCCTGCCAGTCAGCTTTGCACAGCTCAAG AACCTGAAGTGGCTGGATCTGAAGGACAATCCCCTGGATCCCGTCCTGGCTAAAGTAGCAGGAGACTGTCTGGATGAAAAGCAGTGTAAACAGGCTGCTGTCAAG GTGCTGCAGCACATGAAAGCGATCCAGTCTGAGCAGGATCGACAACGGCAGCGGAAGCTCCAAGCAGAGCGAG AAATGGAGAAGAAGCGTGAAGCAGAACAACGAGCAAAGGAGGCCCAAGAGAGGGAACTGAGGAAGCgagagaaggcagaagaaaaggagCGCAGAAGGCGGGAGTATGATGCTCAGAAAGCTGCAAAacaggagatggaaaagaaaactaaaaaagaagCAGTGCAGGCCCGAA AGCCCGCCTCCAGTTCTCGTCCCCCTCAGCCACCCCGGCACAAGCACTCCTGGTCGCGGTCGGTGCTGCGGGTCCTGCTCTTCGTGCTGCTGTGCGTCCTCTGTACTTTGGCCGCCTGCAAGCTGACAGAGCTGCAACGCCAACCTCTGTGCGTCAGTGTGAACACTCTCTACGAGGACGTGTTAGCCGCTctgcaaaaccacaaaaccctgCAAAATATGCTACAACAGAACTCGCAGCAGTGA